In Nostoc edaphicum CCNP1411, the sequence GAATTAGAGAGAGTCCGCGAAAGACTCTGTGAGCAATTAGATCGCGATCCTCGAGATAGTGAATGGGCAGAAGCAGTACAACTGCCACTACCAGCCTTTCGTTATCGCCTCCATGTTGGTCGTCGGGCGAAAGACAAGATGGTGCAATCTAACCTCCGTCTTGTAGTTTCAATTGCTAAGAAGTACATGAATCGTGGTTTGTCGTTCCAGGACTTAATTCAGGAAGGCAGTCTCGGTTTGATTCGTGCCGCTGAAAAGTTTGACCACGAAAAAGGTTATAAGTTCTCCACCTATGCTACATGGTGGATTCGTCAAGCAATTACCCGTGCGATCGCAGATCAATCTCGCACAATTCGTCTTCCAGTTCACCTTTACGAAACCATCTCTCGGATTAAGAAAACTACCAAGTTGCTATCTCAAGAGATGGGTCGTAAGCCCACTGAAGAAGAAATCGCCACTCGCATGGAAATGACCATTGAGAAGTTGCGGTTCATTGCTAAATCTGCCCAGTTACCTATCTCACTAGAAACGCCTATTGGTAAAGAAGAAGATTCTCGATTGGGCGATTTTATTGAATCCGACGGTGAAACGCCAGAAGACCAAGTTTCCAAAAATCTTCTCCGCGAAGACCTTGAAAAAGTCCTCGACAGTCTCAGCCCACGTGAACGTGATGTTCTCAGACTACGTTACGGCTTGGATGATGGTCGGATGAAAACCCTTGAGGAAATCGGACAGATTTTCAACGTTACCCGCGAACGGATTCGTCAAATTGAGGCAAAGGCACTCCGCAAATTACGCCATCCAAATCGCAACAGCGTTCTCAAGGAATATATTCGGTAGTTAGTATCATTAGTCATTGGTCATTGGTCATTAGTAAATAAACGAATGACAAATGACAACTGACTAATAACAAAAAAAATAAAAAACCTGGTAGTGAATTGGCACTCCAGGTTTTTTTATTTATAGGTCATCTTAGATATTAAAACTTACAGGATGCCCCAAAAGTGTAGGAAGCCTTGACCAGAAAAAACTTCAACCAAAATGGCTGCTGAAAAACCAATCATTGCCAAACGACCGTTCCAAATTTCTGCTTGTGGGGTAAAGCCCCAACGCCAAGCGTTCCGATCTTCAATTACAGGAGTAGTTACTTTTGTGGTGGTTACATTTGTCATGGTCTGAACTCCAAACTTAATTTTTAAGGTTTATTGCCTTATGTAAACTAATATAACAAATATTTTGAGAAAGGCAACATTTTTTATACTTTTATCTCCATACCTTGACATAAATAGGAATAGCTATTTATACAGATTCAAGCATCTGTCTTCAGTAAGATTTACTGAAGTGAAATAAATGTTATTTAGAATTTTAGCGTTATAAACAATATACTCTTATTGAAATCAATTCTCAAATATTTTATTTAAATTGCTTTATTTCCAATAGAGTTTGTTATTTTAAGATAAGAAAATATTGATAGTTTAAGTCATTACCAGACAATTTCCATTTCTTTTGAAGTCGAGACAAAACCAAGCTTTTTATAGAGACTTTTACCATCCTCAGTGGAGAGAAGCCAGAGGCGTCTTGCCTCAGTTGCTCTCACAAAGCTGTAATTTCCTTTAACAAGGCTGTTGCAATTCCCTGTCCTCGCCACATCGGAATTGTATAAACCTTCATAATGTAGGCTTCTAAGTAAGTGGGCAAGAATAAATCAAACTACATTAAGTAATCTAAAATTCACTTGAATTAGCTCGTAGTAAGGGCTTTAGCCCTTAAGAAAGGACTAAAGTCCCCACTACAAACCTTTAATTATTTACGCGAGTCACCTTTAATATCGCCAGCCTCCCGCAGGAGTTCGAGACGCAGTTGGATTAGCGCCTCTAAATCCTGCAAGTTGGCTTGTCGCAAGTTGAACATCACCCTAATTTACGATCGCACTTCAGCCACAGTGATAATTTTTTCATCGCGGTTGAGTTGGAGGATACTTTCACCTTTGACATCTCTACCTAAGAGCGGCACTGTTTCCACAGGTATCCGCACTACCCGTTCCTTATTCGTCACTAAGGCTACCTCACCAGATGCGATCGCTATGACCATACCAGCTAAGTTGTCAGTTTTGCTAGCAAATTTCAGCGCTTGCGTGCCTAAATCGCCGCGATTAGCCGCTCTCAACTGACTCGCAGCCATCCGCTTGGCATATCCTTCTTGAGTAACTAGCAGCAGTTGATCATCTTTACCGACAGTGACACAGCCAACCATTTGCTGATTTTTCAATAACCGAAATGCTTGTAAACCCATCGCTGTGCGACCCATGACTGGTAATTGTTCATCATTGGCTGCAAAGCGCAACATTCGCCCACCTGAACTAGCTAAAATTAGATGCGCCCCTGGAGCGGTGAACTGGGTAAATGACAATTCATCATCGTCTTTGAGCTTCAAAATCGTGATTCCGCGCCGAGTTAAGTTAGTAAATTCTCCCAGAGACAGACGTTTAATTCTTCCCTGTTTTGTGAGGAGAATCATCTGCCTAGTTTCAAGATTTTCCGGCAGCAAAAAGCGGCTGACCACATCTTCTTGAGCGCTTTGAGCAGTACTACTGAGCATAGTAATCAAAGGTTTTCCCCGTGGAGAACGTCCAGTGGTTGGGGGAATTTCTCCCACATTCACCGGGTAGACTTTGCCGCTACCAGTTAGTATCAGCAAGTCTTTCCCCGTGTCGGTCAACACAGTTTGGATAATGAAGTCATTATCGTGCAGACCATTTTCAGCTTTTGACTTTCTCCCAGATGGCTGAGTGCGGCGGACATAACCGCGTTGGGTAAATTCTAAAACCGCTTCTTCTACTGGTTCAGAAGATTTAAGTTCCTCCTCCTCTGCCCCTGTGCCCTTCTGCTCCTCTGCCTTAGACTTCTGCTCCTCTCCGATTTTTGTCCGCCGGGGATCGTTGTACTTGCGCTTGAGCGATCGCAATTCTTTTTTCAGCGCCTTTAATAATTCGCGGCGATCGTTCAGCAATTGCTCCAATAAACTAATTTGTTCGCTGATTTGCTCAAATTCCTGCTGCAAATTTTGCTGTTCTAAACTAGTGAGGCGGCGCAACGGCATAGCCAGAATTGCATCTCCTTGTACCTCACTCAAATCCAGTTGGCTACAAAGATTAATTTTTGCCGTAGTGCCATCAGGAGCTTGGCGCAAAATTTGAATTACCTCATCCAAATTAGACAGCGCTTTCAGCAAACCTTCCACCAAATGCACACGACTTTGGGCCTTACCCAACTCGTAATTATAGCGGCGGTTCAGCGTCTCTTCTCGGAAACTCAAAAACTCCTGCAAAAGTTGACGCAAACTTAATTGGCGGGGTTGTCCATCTACTATTGCTAGGAGAATAGCCCCAAAAGTCATTTGTAAAGCAGTTTGGTGATACAAATGTTGGAGAACTTCTTGGGGATTGGTATCGCGTTTGAGTTCAATTACTACCCGCATCCCTTCGCGATCGCTCTCATCCCGAAGATCGGAAATTCCTTGCAAACGTCCTTGATTTACTAAGTCCGCTACCTTCTCAATCCAGGCAGCCTTATTCACTTGATAAGGCAATTCTGTAATGATAATTGCCGTCCGTCGCTTGCTTCCCCGACTGGCTGGAATTTCCTCCAGAGTCGCGACTCCCCGTAGCAAAATTCCACCTTTACCTGTGGTGTATGCTTCCCTAATTCCCGTTTCACCAATTATTTCTCCACCAGTGGGAAAATCTGGCCCTGGAATTAACTCGAATAATTTTTCATCTGGCAATTCTGGATTGTCGATTAAGGCAATTAACCCATCGACAACTTCCCCCAAATTGTGGGGTGGTACATTCGTTGCCATTCCTACGGCAATACCAGAACAGCCATTGAGCAATAGAAACGGCAACTGAGCAGGTAACACCGTTGGTTCTTGCTGGGAATTATCAAAGTTCCCGACAAATTCCACAGTTTCTTCGCCAATTTCTGTCAGCATTCCCTCATGACTGATCGGTGCGAGGCGCGTTTCTGTGTAGCGCATCGCCGCTGGCGGGTCATTATCGACACTGCCAAAGTTACCGTGCCCTGCCAGCAAAGGATAGCGGCTAGAAAAATCCTGTACCAGCCTGACTAAGGCATCGTAAACTGATTGGTCGCCGTGGGGATGGTATTTACCCAACACATCACCCACTACACGGGCACATTTTCGATAGGGTCTATCTGGTACTAAACCAAGTTCGTGCATTGCATACAAAATGCGGCGATGCACTGGTTTTAAGCCATCACGCACGTCTGGTAGCGCTCGCCCGACAATCACGCTCATGGCATATTCTAGATAAGACCGTTGCATCTCGGTGTGCAGGGCTGTTGGAATTACCTGTCCCGTTGAGAGAAGGTTTAACTGTTTTGCCATGAGTTTTTTCCCTGAAATTTAACTACACAAAAGCCGATGGAACTCAACACTGCGGCAACCACAGCATAACGGATCAAATAGGATTCATAACAAAATTTTGATAGTCGCAGAAGAAAAAGCAGTAGTATCATCCTTGATGACGAGGATGCAATTGACTATTAAAAAGGATGCACACGAGTATAATCTACATAAACTTAGTAGCCATCATACTTACCGAAGAAGAATTCAGAATTCAGGAGACAGAATCCAGAATGGATTTTGTGGGACTGGATAGAGAATCGAGGTTTAAAGCAAGTGATTTTAAACGCGCGTGAAGAAAAAATTTTTTCCATGACTGTTACGCCTGACTTGATTGCTGGGTTATTCTGAATTCTGTTAGCGCAGCGGGGCGTAGCCCATTCTGTTTTCTGACTCCTTTTGATCATGATTGCATTTCTTAATTTTGAATTCTGGAATTCTTTAATCTCCTCACCTCTATAACTAAAATTCTCATGAAAACTGTTTTAATTGTCGAAGACGATCTAATTAATGCTCGTGTTT encodes:
- the rpoD gene encoding RNA polymerase sigma factor RpoD, producing the protein MNQANNVLESIYQPDLEIINQPELELEELLIDDEEDLLIIDEGDEEFLEPQSDEDDAKSGKAAKSRRRTQSKKKHYTEDSIRLYLQEIGRIRLLRADEEIELARKIADLLELERVRERLCEQLDRDPRDSEWAEAVQLPLPAFRYRLHVGRRAKDKMVQSNLRLVVSIAKKYMNRGLSFQDLIQEGSLGLIRAAEKFDHEKGYKFSTYATWWIRQAITRAIADQSRTIRLPVHLYETISRIKKTTKLLSQEMGRKPTEEEIATRMEMTIEKLRFIAKSAQLPISLETPIGKEEDSRLGDFIESDGETPEDQVSKNLLREDLEKVLDSLSPRERDVLRLRYGLDDGRMKTLEEIGQIFNVTRERIRQIEAKALRKLRHPNRNSVLKEYIR
- a CDS encoding chlorophyll a/b-binding protein; the protein is MTNVTTTKVTTPVIEDRNAWRWGFTPQAEIWNGRLAMIGFSAAILVEVFSGQGFLHFWGIL
- the gyrA gene encoding DNA gyrase subunit A, which translates into the protein MAKQLNLLSTGQVIPTALHTEMQRSYLEYAMSVIVGRALPDVRDGLKPVHRRILYAMHELGLVPDRPYRKCARVVGDVLGKYHPHGDQSVYDALVRLVQDFSSRYPLLAGHGNFGSVDNDPPAAMRYTETRLAPISHEGMLTEIGEETVEFVGNFDNSQQEPTVLPAQLPFLLLNGCSGIAVGMATNVPPHNLGEVVDGLIALIDNPELPDEKLFELIPGPDFPTGGEIIGETGIREAYTTGKGGILLRGVATLEEIPASRGSKRRTAIIITELPYQVNKAAWIEKVADLVNQGRLQGISDLRDESDREGMRVVIELKRDTNPQEVLQHLYHQTALQMTFGAILLAIVDGQPRQLSLRQLLQEFLSFREETLNRRYNYELGKAQSRVHLVEGLLKALSNLDEVIQILRQAPDGTTAKINLCSQLDLSEVQGDAILAMPLRRLTSLEQQNLQQEFEQISEQISLLEQLLNDRRELLKALKKELRSLKRKYNDPRRTKIGEEQKSKAEEQKGTGAEEEELKSSEPVEEAVLEFTQRGYVRRTQPSGRKSKAENGLHDNDFIIQTVLTDTGKDLLILTGSGKVYPVNVGEIPPTTGRSPRGKPLITMLSSTAQSAQEDVVSRFLLPENLETRQMILLTKQGRIKRLSLGEFTNLTRRGITILKLKDDDELSFTQFTAPGAHLILASSGGRMLRFAANDEQLPVMGRTAMGLQAFRLLKNQQMVGCVTVGKDDQLLLVTQEGYAKRMAASQLRAANRGDLGTQALKFASKTDNLAGMVIAIASGEVALVTNKERVVRIPVETVPLLGRDVKGESILQLNRDEKIITVAEVRS